AGCGATATCATGCTCAACCGAGTAAGGGAATCGTAGAGTGATGCTTGACTCAGCGGCAATCTCGTTGAAGTAGATGATACCACCCGCCTCGGGCTTCTTTGCAAACTTAACATCTGAATCGATAacttgagcttcaagagtTAACATCCGCAAGCCACCAGTGGTGGGCCTGAGACGGATCTCGCAACTCTTGATTGAGTTCCAGCCTGGGTTGAGAGTGAAGTCCAATGTGTTGTTCTTGTCTAGGGAAGTGTGCCTTGTAGCTACAAGTTGCACATCAAGAGCACCATCTCGGTGAAAGATGACGACTTCGGGATGCTTGAAGATATCAGTAGTTTGTGGAGGTGGTTGGTTGATGTCGCGTTCAAAGTGAAGGAAGAGGTTGCTCGAGAAGAGTCCAAGATGATCTATCTTGTATTTTCCGGGGATAACAGACTGCAGTCATTAGCATCGTCTTTCATAACGAGTTGAGAAACTTACTGTGCATTCCACTGTGATGCTATTCTGGCCAGGTTGTAGAACAATGGCTCCCTTTCTTGAGAAAAGCAGCTCCTTAGTAGGCCCCGGCTCAGAAGCTGTGGCTCGCACGTCTATTCCATCCAACTTAATTTCGTCCGGCAACAAACACCATAGATTGATGGTCAAAGAGCATTTGTCTTCCTTGTCAAAATATTCAGGAGCACCTGCAAGCTCGATGTTTGTGAAGAAGTTCGACAGGTGCACCTTGACTTGTGAAGACAATGACGAAGCCAGGTCAAACAAGTTACCAACGACTCCCTTCATAGACATTGCATCCGCAGGCTCAGGCTTGCCGAGCCTTGACACTCGTTTTGAGCGTTGTTCTAGCCGCTCCTTTTCAGCTGCACAAGACTTGGTCAATAGCTTGAGAGCAACACGCACGTAGTCATCCTTTGACTTCATTTCACGAAGACAGTGGAGATACATGACAAGCATAGACAACTCGAGCGAGGTCCAACCGCTCTCGCCGAAGAATGGTGTTGCTCGATAAAAGTAGGAAGCAGCAGTACTATACTCCTTGAGATAAAAGTTGAGCACAGCGAGATCTGCCATGCTTGCTTGCACTGCGTGATCATGGTTTGCAACAGTATAGTGTCGAAGCGCCTTGTCTGTGAGAATCTCATACAGACGGTAAAAATTCTCTGGGTTATCAATGGCAGTCTGGAGGAGATTGTTGTTTACACCAGCGTCCAATGGGGGGATTTCCTCTGAAATTCCACTTGCAGCAGGTTGATCATCAAGACTAATTTCTTCGAAGTCTGCCTCAGCTTCTGCAATGATAGGTGCTTCTTTCCAGCCATCACTCCAGCCACGCTTCTTACCCAAACCATCAAGAATGCTTCGTGACAGCATATAAAGCTCGGCGCGTCTAGCGGcgagatcttcaagacctGCCTTGAGAAATTGTGACTCCTGATCATTGTTGATCTTTGGCATGCCCGGGCCTGGGAATACCCCTGGGCTTAGTGGAGGACGAGTCCCAGGTGCTGGGCCTGTTGACACATGAAGAGATGTAGTTCGGGCAGGATGCATCATAGTCTTGGGCTCGGGGATGGAGGACTTTTGCTCCTGACTTTGAGGTGGAGCAAGAGTTGAGGGAGGGATAGGAAGAGATTTTGATGCTGTCTGCGCAAGGATTTGCTGGGCAACTGAGAAGGCGAATGATGCAACCACATTGTCAATGACTTCTGATAGGTTAGGATCGATAGGAGAGTCGTCCTCATCAGACTTGTCAGATGCCACAGCAGTCAAAATGTCTCGTCGCATAATCTGTGAAACTGCCGGGATGAACTGTAAAGTCCTTCGACATATCTCACCAAGACTTGCCAGGTTTTCTGTTTCTTCAGTATGTTTAGGAGGGGGCGCCAGAGGCGCGACTCCGTGCAAGACTGAATCCTGTTGCTCCTTAAGCTTGTCGAGCAGATCATCTCGTGATGACCAGGCGTTTCCAAGCCGCAAGAGCAATGCCATTTGTCGCGCAAATATATAACACCGGAAGTCAAATACTGAGACATCGTTGGCTAGAATTTTGTCTCTATAAGCCTTCTTGGTAGCACTGATGGGTATCTCATCAAACTGCTCCTTGATAGTCTCATTCGACTGAAGATCCACGgcctcttcgtcttctgtgTTTCCACCAGGTGCTTTGGCAAGAGCGGTTTTAACAATCTCCTTGAGATCTTCGGTGTAGCTGAGCATTGCACCTCCATGTCTCGTTGGCGAACCTTCGTCAGCTTGTTCATTGACAACAGAGTCAAGCCCAACACTGAGCTCATCGTATCCCACCAAGGCGTCCTCTACTAGACCAACACTCTCGAAACCTCTTGCCAAGCCTTCTTTGAGGATAAAGAAAGTGCAAAAGTTCCATCCCGGTAAACTTCGTTGACCGTCTTTTTccttgatatcttcttcgTACTGTGTCACGCGCAAGTCGAATGAGGTGAGAATAAGActcttgaacttggcaaTGAGCTCCGCCCAAGCATTTTCAGCATCATGCTCATCTTCCGAATACCCTGTTGGCACCGCGGGGACGACTCTCGGTAGCTGATCGTACGGAAGATCGTTGATTCCAATTCTGATCTGTGCAACTCGATCTGGTGCCGTCTTTCCAAGGCCAGAAAAGTCGGTACGGAGCTTCTCCAGAAGAGGTGTTGAGCCGGTGCGCCATCGCGGAGTCGACTTCTCTGAAGTATCCTGCGAGCGAGAGCTGGTCCTCGGTTGTGTCGACGCTACCGTATTGGGGAGCACCACGTGTAGAATCAAGTAATCGAACGCATCGTGCTTCTCTTGTTTGCTATTTCGTTTCGGATTGCTTGATGAAGGTATCTGAGTCTTAATCCATTCTCGAATTTCTGCTCGAACGGAGGTTTTGTATGTTTCATTGTCGTCGCATCTCACCAGTAGCACCTTAAGATACGGTGTCCGCCGCAGACCAGGAATTTGATGCCGTCTTTGACTCCCTATTGCCCTCGAAGGCAAAGACTGCGCGTCTATCTGATCAGCAGAAGACGCCTGACCACCAAAGTTCTGTTGTTGAAAGCCATCATCGAGCGTGCTCCCTGATCGTCGAAGGGtatgaggagaagaagctgatccAGGGTCATCCCcctgaagaagctcaacgtGAAGTGTATCAATAGATCGTAGAGGTCCAGCATGCGATTGCCAGTTCAAGTTTCGCAACGGTAAGCGAGGAATCAACCCAGGGGCGAGGAGTTTATAAACATCGTGAGGATCGAAGTACTCGACTTGCGACAAGGTGTCGTGTTAGCGGACATCTCAAGGGAGGCATAAGGTTTACAGGGGAATAAACGGCATAGAAGCTCAGGACTTACCAGTCACTTTTGACGTCGAGAATGGCTGTTCCATGGCAAACAGCTCGAATGCGCACTTGTCATTGCTGTTTGTCCAAGTAACAGTGAAGGTATCTCAAtcgagatggtgttgaacCGCTAAAGCTGTCCCGAACGAGCTCCAGTGGATAATGATTGGAGACCCCTGTTGACGTAGAGGTACCTCCCTTAGCTCATCTTCATGCGCCGGAAGCGGCATTTGTCCGGTCCCAGGCGGTGAGAGCACGTACGTTTTACGATTGGTTGAGTGCTATGACGCTATTTTCACTTTGACGGCGGGGTGGCGGCAGAATCTTGGAGGGGCAACATTTTGTCAAGGAATTGCGACTAATAAGCGTGTTAAACTTCTTCGTTTTCTCTCATTCCAAGCCGTTTTACTCCAAAGCTTGAGCCTAATCATGTCTTCTCTTAAGGCTGTCAAGTACACTCGGGGCCAACTCCAGGTCCTCGACCAACTCCGTCTTCCTCACGAATTTCACTACGATGATGTCTCCAACAGAACAGAGGCCTTCGACAGCATCGCAACTATGCGAGTGCGAGGTGCCCCTGCTATTGCCATCGTAGCAGCCCTCGGACTGGCTGTTGAGCTCCACAATGGAAGCATCACAGCTTCAAACGCTGAAGATACCATTTCTCAAATCGAGGAAGCTCTCGACTATCTCAAAGAAAGCCGACCTACAGCTGTCGACTTGACCAACGCTATTAACCAGCTCAAGTCCACAATAAGGGCGGTTGGAAGCACTGCCACCAAGGAACAGGTTATCACAGCTTTCATcgaagaggctgagaagatcTTTGAGAAGGATCTCCAGACCAACCTCTCCATCGGTGATCATGGAGCTGAGTGGCTGCGAGCCCAAGCTGGTGCTTCTCCTGACAAGAAGATCTCGGTCCTCACACACTGCAACACTGGATCCCTTGCTACATCTGGCCACGGCACTGCGTTGGGAATAATCCGAACTCTTCAGTCCAAGGATCTTCTCCAACACGCCTTCTGCACAGAGACTCGACCTTACAACCAAGGAAGCAGACTCACTGCTTTTGAGCTTGTCTTCGAGAACATTCCCAGCACTCTCATTACCGACTCCATGGCTGCTTCACTCTTCCGCAACCGCAAGCAAGAAAAGAACATTGCCGCTGTCATTGTCGGTGCTGACCGTGTCGTTCGCAACGGTGACACAGCTAACAAGATTGGTACTTACCAACTCGCTGTTCTGGCCAAGCACCACGGTATCAAGttcatcgtcgctgctcCTACAACCAGCATCGACCTTGAGACCGAGACTGGCGATGGTatcaagattgaggagagaaagaaggaggagcttACACAGGTCACAGGAGCTGTGATCAAGCCCGATGGTACCGTCGATGAGAGCAGCAAGGTCCGTGTTGCTACCGCTGACCAGCGGATCAACGTGTGGAACCCTGCCTTCGATGTCACTCCCGCCGAGCTCATCGACGCCGTGGTCACAGAGAAGGGCGCCATTGAGAAGGGACCTGATGGTAACTTtgacttcagcaagatcctGCCTGAGCGCTGGGCCAAGATTACTGGTGCATAAACCAGCTTTACAATGTCATTTCATTTGAGCGGGCTATCATATCCAACATTAGACTAGAGCAGCGGAAAATTGGGTTTCTATTTATTGCTTCAACGCATGAAGAATCAGCTTTTGGTATCCTTCAACGGCAGTTTCAAGATCAGCAACGGTCAAGTTCTCCCTCGCGCCATGTGCAACAAGAATGTTTCCTGGGCCATACAGATACCTCGTGTGGTCACCCTTGAGGTTGGGAATGTCGGTTCCGTAGTTGACGGTGATTTTCTCGAAGCCTGAACCTGTTAGCGACGCTCTCACAAGATTTCGGTGTACGTACCATCCACATCGCAGTTTGCCTCCACAGGTCCGTACCCGTGGGTGCAGTCGAAAATGAAAGCATCCTTGTCAACCTCGTCAAAGATGGCCTGGATTTTGTCATGGACAACAACATGTCCATCAGCCTGCTTTCCGCTCGCGACTCGGACAGCCAGTCCGACCTTGGCCTCCTCAGGAATGACGTTAGAGGCCACACCGCCATGGAATCGACCAATGTTGACAGTGGTGTTACCAAACAGCTCACTGCTACCAAGGTCGGTGTCGAGGACTTTAGCGAATGCTCGAATCATCAGCTCGTTGGCTGACTTGCCGAGCCATGGGTAACCACTGTGACCGGGGAAGCCCTTTGTGGTAACGTCGCAACCCAACATGCCCTTGTGTCCGCAAGCAAGCTTGAGCTCGGTAGGCTCTCCGAAAATAACAGCGTCGAGACTGTACGGGAGCTCCTTGGTCTCAATCGCCTCGCTGAAACGGCGCATGCCGTCGCCCTTGACCTCCTCGCCTACAACGAACAGAAGGACAAGCTTATGGGGGTCGATCTTTCCGTGCTCGATAAGATCCTCAACTGCAGTGATTTGAGCTGCAACGCTACCCTTGGCATCCACGCTGCCTCGGCCGGTGATCATGGTCTCTTTTGTAACCTCCCCATCATCAATTCCATATGGGATGTGCGGCGGCACAACATCAATGTGGCTGCTCACGCAGATCTTGGGATCGAAAGTCTTCTTTCCGTCTTGTCGCCAAGCCAGCACATTGAACCTCGGCTTTCCTTCCGGCGTATTCTCAAAAGGCTCAACTTCCTGACGCGAAGTAGTATatcccttcttctcaagataTCCCTCAAGccaaacaccaacatcatgTTCAGTCCCAGAAACCGAGGAGGTCTCAATAAGAGACTTGTGCAAGCTCAGTAGCTCGGATCGGTACGAGGGCGCATCGTCGTTGCTGGCAATGGCGTCGGAGGAAGGCTGTTGGTCCCAATCTCCAAGAACCTGCTGCCAATCGAATGCAGTGGCCAAAGAGGCCGAGGCCAGAAAACTGGCGACTGTTGCGACACGCATCGTGGGGAAACAAAACGGGTTTGTGTAGCTTAAAGTTTTGGAGTGGAGGTTGGG
This genomic stretch from Fusarium oxysporum f. sp. lycopersici 4287 chromosome 2, whole genome shotgun sequence harbors:
- a CDS encoding methylthioribose-1-phosphate isomerase translates to MSSLKAVKYTRGQLQVLDQLRLPHEFHYDDVSNRTEAFDSIATMRVRGAPAIAIVAALGLAVELHNGSITASNAEDTISQIEEALDYLKESRPTAVDLTNAINQLKSTIRAVGSTATKEQVITAFIEEAEKIFEKDLQTNLSIGDHGAEWLRAQAGASPDKKISVLTHCNTGSLATSGHGTALGIIRTLQSKDLLQHAFCTETRPYNQGSRLTAFELVFENIPSTLITDSMAASLFRNRKQEKNIAAVIVGADRVVRNGDTANKIGTYQLAVLAKHHGIKFIVAAPTTSIDLETETGDGIKIEERKKEELTQVTGAVIKPDGTVDESSKVRVATADQRINVWNPAFDVTPAELIDAVVTEKGAIEKGPDGNFDFSKILPERWAKITGA
- a CDS encoding acetylornithine deacetylase — translated: MRVATVASFLASASLATAFDWQQVLGDWDQQPSSDAIASNDDAPSYRSELLSLHKSLIETSSVSGTEHDVGVWLEGYLEKKGYTTSRQEVEPFENTPEGKPRFNVLAWRQDGKKTFDPKICVSSHIDVVPPHIPYGIDDGEVTKETMITGRGSVDAKGSVAAQITAVEDLIEHGKIDPHKLVLLFVVGEEVKGDGMRRFSEAIETKELPYSLDAVIFGEPTELKLACGHKGMLGCDVTTKGFPGHSGYPWLGKSANELMIRAFAKVLDTDLGSSELFGNTTVNIGRFHGGVASNVIPEEAKVGLAVRVASGKQADGHVVVHDKIQAIFDEVDKDAFIFDCTHGYGPVEANCDVDGFEKITVNYGTDIPNLKGDHTRYLYGPGNILVAHGARENLTVADLETAVEGYQKLILHALKQ